The Solanum lycopersicum chromosome 9, SLM_r2.1 genome window below encodes:
- the LOC101257707 gene encoding uncharacterized protein isoform X1 translates to MNRLSVSRRIVTNIHGFRSVQRTLCSDTGVKNPNLVSEKKPLEKPGLTDDIPQYDIAIVGGGMVGMALACSLATMPLTKQLTVAIIDSNPALINNFHIKKEDPPDPRVSTVTPATISFFKDMGAWEFVQQSRHAYFDKMQVWDYTGLGYTRYNARDVDADVLGCVVENKVLHKSLLSCIQNTDFQKTIHSSRLSSITFPAMSSVTSSSGTSSSASGSSAKLELDNGNSMYAKLVVGADGSKSSVRELARIQTTGWKYSQSAIICTVEHAVENFCAWQRFLPNGPIALLPIGEKFSNIVWSMDPKEAVDRSSMSEDDFVQAVNHALDDGYGPQPRSKSFEGGNVFSWLKADSTSSTHEGFEVPPKVTKLASHRMAFPLSLMHANSYASKRLVLIGDAAHTVHPLAGQGVNMGFADALCLSKVIAEGVAVGSDIGEITLLQRYESERKAANITMMAILDGFQKAYSIDFMPINVLRALAFNGAQYISPLKRKIISYASGNQMLPLFT, encoded by the exons ATGAACAG GCTTTCTGTTAGCAGAAGAATTGTGACGAATATTCATGGATTTAGATCTGTACAGAGGACTTTATGCAGTGATACAGGTGTTAAAAATCCCAATTTGGTCAGTGAAAAG AAGCCTTTGGAAAAGCCTGGATTAACAGATGACATACCACAATATGATATTGCTATTGTTGGAGGTGGTATGGTTGGGATGGCTCTAGCGTGCTCCTTAG CAACTATGCCATTGACAAAGCAACTAACTGTTGCCATCATTGACAGTAATCCTGCTTTGATAAATAACTTTCACATCAAGAAAGAGGACCCCCCAGATCCAAGGGTCAGTACAGTCACACCTGCCACCATTTCTTTCTTCAAAG ATATGGGTGCATGGGAATTTGTTCAGCAGAGCCGTCATGCCTACTTCGATAAAATGCAG gTTTGGGATTATACTGGTCTGGGATATACAAGGTACAATGCAAGAGATGTTGATGCAGATGTTCTCGG GTGCGTGGTGGAGAATAAGGTGCTACACAAATCCCTGCTATCATGCATACAG AATACAGATTTTCAAAAGACAATACACTCATCCAGGTTAAGTTCAATAACCTTTCCTGCAATGTCATCAGTGACGAGCTCCAGTGGCACATCATCATCTGCTAGTGGAAGTTCAGCAAAGTTGGAACTGGATAATGGAAACAGCATGTATGCGAAGTTAGTG GTTGGAGCTGATGGGTCAAAATCAAGTGTTAGGGAGCTGGCAAGAATACAAACAACTGGATGGAAGTACTCACAAAGCGCAATCATCTGTACAGTAGAACATGCAGTAGAGAACTTCTGTGCTTGGCAAAGATTTCTTCCTAATGGACCAATTGCACTTCTGCCCATTGGTGAAAAATTCAGCAATATTGTCTGGTCAATGGACCCCAAGGAAGCTGTTGACCGGAGTTCAATGTCGGAGGACGACTTTGTACAAGCAGTGAACCACGCACTGGACGATGGATATGGTCCTCAACCACGGTCGAAATCATTTGAGGGTGGAAATGTATTTTCTTGGCTCAAAGCTGACAGCACATCATCAACACATGAGGGCTTTGAAGTTCCACCAAAAGTTACGAAGCTAGCCTCTCATAGAATGGCCTTCCCTTTATCTTTAATGCATGCTAATAGCTATGCATCAAAACGTTTAGTCCTCATTGGTgatgcagcacacacagttcaTCCGCTGGCTGGCCAAGGAGTTAATATGGGATTTGCAGATGCACTGTGTCTTTCTAAAGTTATTGCTGAAGGCGTTGCAGTCGGATCTGACATTGGGGAG ATAACTCTTTTACAGAGATATGAATCAGAGAGGAAAGCTGCAAACATTACAATGATGGCAATCCTAGATGGTTTTCAGAAGGCATATTCTATCGACTTCATGCCAATAAATGTACTCAGGGCTCTTGCATTCAATGGGGCACAATACATTTCTCCACTTAAAAGGAAGATCATTTCATATGCCTCTGGCAACCAGATGCTTCCTCTTTTCACATGA
- the LOC101257707 gene encoding uncharacterized protein isoform X2, producing the protein MNRLSVSRRIVTNIHGFRSVQRTLCSDTGVKNPNLVSEKPLEKPGLTDDIPQYDIAIVGGGMVGMALACSLATMPLTKQLTVAIIDSNPALINNFHIKKEDPPDPRVSTVTPATISFFKDMGAWEFVQQSRHAYFDKMQVWDYTGLGYTRYNARDVDADVLGCVVENKVLHKSLLSCIQNTDFQKTIHSSRLSSITFPAMSSVTSSSGTSSSASGSSAKLELDNGNSMYAKLVVGADGSKSSVRELARIQTTGWKYSQSAIICTVEHAVENFCAWQRFLPNGPIALLPIGEKFSNIVWSMDPKEAVDRSSMSEDDFVQAVNHALDDGYGPQPRSKSFEGGNVFSWLKADSTSSTHEGFEVPPKVTKLASHRMAFPLSLMHANSYASKRLVLIGDAAHTVHPLAGQGVNMGFADALCLSKVIAEGVAVGSDIGEITLLQRYESERKAANITMMAILDGFQKAYSIDFMPINVLRALAFNGAQYISPLKRKIISYASGNQMLPLFT; encoded by the exons ATGAACAG GCTTTCTGTTAGCAGAAGAATTGTGACGAATATTCATGGATTTAGATCTGTACAGAGGACTTTATGCAGTGATACAGGTGTTAAAAATCCCAATTTGGTCAGTGAAAAG CCTTTGGAAAAGCCTGGATTAACAGATGACATACCACAATATGATATTGCTATTGTTGGAGGTGGTATGGTTGGGATGGCTCTAGCGTGCTCCTTAG CAACTATGCCATTGACAAAGCAACTAACTGTTGCCATCATTGACAGTAATCCTGCTTTGATAAATAACTTTCACATCAAGAAAGAGGACCCCCCAGATCCAAGGGTCAGTACAGTCACACCTGCCACCATTTCTTTCTTCAAAG ATATGGGTGCATGGGAATTTGTTCAGCAGAGCCGTCATGCCTACTTCGATAAAATGCAG gTTTGGGATTATACTGGTCTGGGATATACAAGGTACAATGCAAGAGATGTTGATGCAGATGTTCTCGG GTGCGTGGTGGAGAATAAGGTGCTACACAAATCCCTGCTATCATGCATACAG AATACAGATTTTCAAAAGACAATACACTCATCCAGGTTAAGTTCAATAACCTTTCCTGCAATGTCATCAGTGACGAGCTCCAGTGGCACATCATCATCTGCTAGTGGAAGTTCAGCAAAGTTGGAACTGGATAATGGAAACAGCATGTATGCGAAGTTAGTG GTTGGAGCTGATGGGTCAAAATCAAGTGTTAGGGAGCTGGCAAGAATACAAACAACTGGATGGAAGTACTCACAAAGCGCAATCATCTGTACAGTAGAACATGCAGTAGAGAACTTCTGTGCTTGGCAAAGATTTCTTCCTAATGGACCAATTGCACTTCTGCCCATTGGTGAAAAATTCAGCAATATTGTCTGGTCAATGGACCCCAAGGAAGCTGTTGACCGGAGTTCAATGTCGGAGGACGACTTTGTACAAGCAGTGAACCACGCACTGGACGATGGATATGGTCCTCAACCACGGTCGAAATCATTTGAGGGTGGAAATGTATTTTCTTGGCTCAAAGCTGACAGCACATCATCAACACATGAGGGCTTTGAAGTTCCACCAAAAGTTACGAAGCTAGCCTCTCATAGAATGGCCTTCCCTTTATCTTTAATGCATGCTAATAGCTATGCATCAAAACGTTTAGTCCTCATTGGTgatgcagcacacacagttcaTCCGCTGGCTGGCCAAGGAGTTAATATGGGATTTGCAGATGCACTGTGTCTTTCTAAAGTTATTGCTGAAGGCGTTGCAGTCGGATCTGACATTGGGGAG ATAACTCTTTTACAGAGATATGAATCAGAGAGGAAAGCTGCAAACATTACAATGATGGCAATCCTAGATGGTTTTCAGAAGGCATATTCTATCGACTTCATGCCAATAAATGTACTCAGGGCTCTTGCATTCAATGGGGCACAATACATTTCTCCACTTAAAAGGAAGATCATTTCATATGCCTCTGGCAACCAGATGCTTCCTCTTTTCACATGA